In the genome of Chryseobacterium sp. 52, the window CGGTGATTACACTTGTACTGGGGTTTTATATGCTATCTCACAGTTTTGGAAGTTCCTTGGGACATAGTGGTGCTTATCTATTTATAGTGGCTGCGGTAACTACAAAACCTGTTTCGGCTGTTATTTTCTTTTTGCTGATGATTGCAGCTCCGTTTGTGATTGGTATTTTCTCCACGAAATATGCCATGGCCAATATCATCAGCAGACTGGTAAAAGACCATTCAGAGACACTTTTGGTTCCTGCAATCGACAAAGTGATGAGCAAATTCAAAAGCGGGCAGCCGGCTGTGGTCAGAACGAGTGCAGATTATGCAATGGTGAAAATCAAACTGCTGAACGAATTTAAGAACAGCTCAGAGAATAAAATATTAAAACGGATTTTAAGTTATGCCTTAAAAAAATTAAACTTTGAGGAATTGAACTTAAAAAATGAAAATGCCAATTTTTATGATATTATTAAAATTAAACTGGTTGAAAAACTTCACGAACTGGCCGAGCCTTCTGCTATGATCTTTTATATCTATATCGGTTTGCAGTGGCTGAGTTTGGGATTGATGTACTTTTTGAAAGTATAAGAACTAATTTAATTTTTGGAAAAATATAAACATGAAAGATTCTGTCACAAAAGAATACATACAATTGAAAACAGAAGGTCTTCTTAATCTGGAAGCCCTCTCTGATGAATATGGCATGACGGCAGAAGAACTGGTGGATTTTCATAACAGGCATTGCAGTATTTCACAGCTATTAAATATTTCACTTCCCAAGTATGTGGAATACATTTATATTCCTTCGGAAAAATTTAAGATCCGGGATAGCAGGCTGCTGAAAAGTAAAGCACTGGAAATGCCAACAAAACCCAGCGACAAAGTATACGGCGTGATCATAAAATTCCTTCCAAAGAATCTGCAGATCCATTATAAAATAAAAGTAAAGAGAACCCCTGCCTATATTGAACTGAGTAAAGAAAAAACATATGTTAACAATCAGGGAATCGATAAAATTATAGAACAGCTCTTTGAAAAGGCGGAGCAGGTTTTATATCCATTACAAATTGCTCCTGCCAGCAATGGATCTATTCAAAAGATCCTGAATAAAGAAGATATTGCCCAACGCTGGAAAACAGAATGCTTTCCGGAACTGAAAGAATACTATCAGTCAGAAACTACAGACCGTATACTCGGACAAATAGATCAGGCGTATGCTGATATTGATTTAAAGAAAGACCTGTTTAGCAGGAATATATTTTATAAACTCTTCTTTCTGCCTGTTTATAAAGGATATCCGAATTTTTTCAGAAAAGATTTTTTGCAGATCTACTTTTCAAGTCTGTCCCGGAATGCCGGGTATGCCATAGAATACTCATTAAACAAAGAATATACAAGAGGAAATAAAATAGCATTAAAAATAACAGGAACTGAAGAAGAAGATGTATTCAATAAAAATACATCCAAAGGCAGAATAAATCTCCTGTATAAATTTGAACGGGAAACCAGAGACCTATTTTCAATCAACGGCACTCTCTCAACTTTTGAAAAAGGTGAAGAGTATATCATTGAATTTCAAGCCTATGAGCAGAATAATTCTCAGTCAATTTAAAAAACACTAAAAGAACACACAATGAGCGGAAAACATTTAGTCTGTCAAGGTGCTACCTGTATGTGTAACTTCGGAACAGCTCCGGATAAACTTCAGGTAAAGACACAAAGTAAACGCTACATCAATGATAATGCCGGCAGTAAAAAACTGATGGCTACCCATATGGATATCGGTAAAACTTTCGAGAAAAATACTTTCGGAAGCTGTGCTAAAATGAATAACAACCCCTGTCAGGCTGTGGTAACACAGTGGAGCGGTTTCTATGATAAAATAACACTGCAGGATAACAGTGGAAAAGCCTTACTGGAAGACAGCAAAGCAACCTGTCCTATTGGTGGCCCTGACTGCATCAAAATCATCAATCACGGACAGACAGCCGAAGCTTCTGCACAAAATGTGAAGAATGCAGATGACGAAGTTTTAGCAGAGCTCCTCCCCTTTGTGAACATAAAAGGCGGCGCAAAAAAATACATTCCTATCAATCAATAAATAGAGTCCTATGGATAACAAGACCCCATTACACATATATGTTGAATCCAAACCCGGGCAGATATTTCATCAGGATATTGGCTGGCTGGAATTAAAAAAAGCTGAAAGTTTCAATATTTATATTAAAGAATATAAGGACCGGAAAGATGTTTTAGACCAACAGCTGAAAAAAGATCTGGAAAAAGCCAATAATGACTATACAAAAAAGACTGGTTCCGTAGAAAAAGAGACACAGCAGAGCTATGACTTCATTGTTCAGAATCTTGAAGATTACAGAGCCGGTAAAGTAAAAGAAGAAACCTATGATGCCAACGTTAAAAAACGGGAAGAAGGAATGGCAGCCAGGAAGAAGAAATATGCTGAGCTTGGCAATGCCCACAATAAAAACGTTGACAGTATAAACGATAAGTACAACGCTGATTTAACGGTCATTAAAGATGATTTTAAATCGGTTCGCTGGGTGCATCAGCTTGTGGGTGACAAACGTCCGGAACTTACGGCAGAAAGCTTTAACGAAGCCATGAAAATGGGTATATCCAGCTTTAATTTTTCCTTCGGTGAATTTTTGGAAGGTGGCGGTGCCGTATACCTTGAACCTTTTTGGGAAGGGA includes:
- a CDS encoding DUF4280 domain-containing protein; this translates as MSGKHLVCQGATCMCNFGTAPDKLQVKTQSKRYINDNAGSKKLMATHMDIGKTFEKNTFGSCAKMNNNPCQAVVTQWSGFYDKITLQDNSGKALLEDSKATCPIGGPDCIKIINHGQTAEASAQNVKNADDEVLAELLPFVNIKGGAKKYIPINQ